GCCCGCAAGGTGGGCCGATACGCGGACGAGTTCGTCGAGCCCCCCCATAATTTCGGTCCTGGCCGCCGCCCTTCCGGGGTGCGGGCTTACCCTGCCCGCACCACTCTTTACGTACGGGGGGTTGCTCACGACAACGGAGAAGGAACCCTCGGGATAGACCGAAGGTGCCATCCGCCAGTCCATCTCCACTATCTCGACCCTCGACCCGAGCCCGTTGGCGCGTACGTTCCCGCGCGCCGTCTCCGCCGCCTCCCCTTCGGCCTCGACCCCTACGACCCT
The nucleotide sequence above comes from Thermodesulfobacteriota bacterium. Encoded proteins:
- a CDS encoding methyltransferase: MAVRPAADETLEPLGPYTFIQKKAGYRVTEDSFLLAEFLPQPGEKDTVVDLGTGSGVMLLLLAWKTGVERVVGVEAEGEAAETARGNVRANGLGSRVEIVEMDWRMAPSVYPEGSFSVVVSNPPYVKSGAGRVSPHPGRAAARTEIMGGLDELVRVSAHLAG